From Pigmentibacter ruber, a single genomic window includes:
- a CDS encoding VWA domain-containing protein, giving the protein MEKKDLGQRNYVLVIDRSGSMSDSVSSKILASKWDYVKESVSALAKKCYELDKNGIDIYLFNRSFQKFLNITPDNINSIFSDYAPMGGTDFIPVLTEVFNQHFVHSELPTSIIVITDGEPSEGIQGQKALANLIVNVSKKLESDNELGVSFIQVGNDKQATEFLKKLDDDLLSVGAKYDICDTKTFDDLENLPLEKILLDIVND; this is encoded by the coding sequence ATGGAAAAAAAGGATTTAGGTCAAAGAAATTATGTATTAGTTATTGATAGATCAGGATCAATGTCTGATTCAGTGAGTTCTAAAATATTAGCTAGTAAATGGGATTATGTAAAAGAATCAGTTAGTGCTCTAGCAAAAAAATGTTATGAACTTGATAAAAACGGTATAGATATTTATCTTTTTAATCGATCTTTTCAAAAATTTTTAAATATAACACCTGATAATATTAATTCCATTTTTTCAGACTATGCCCCAATGGGTGGGACTGACTTTATCCCAGTTTTGACTGAAGTTTTTAATCAACATTTTGTGCATTCTGAATTACCAACATCTATAATAGTAATTACTGATGGCGAGCCTTCTGAAGGAATTCAAGGACAAAAAGCACTTGCAAATTTAATTGTAAATGTATCCAAAAAATTAGAAAGCGATAATGAATTAGGTGTTTCTTTTATTCAAGTTGGGAATGATAAACAAGCTACAGAGTTTTTAAAAAAATTAGATGATGATTTATTATCAGTTGGCGCTAAATATGATATTTGTGATACTAAAACCTTTGATGATTTAGAAAACTTACCTTTGGAAAAAATTCTATTAGATATTGTTAACGATTAA
- a CDS encoding GntR family transcriptional regulator yields the protein MRLQVNPHSSTPLYAQIVEQMRNQILSGSLLAGTPLPSVREISEMIEVNSLTIQKALKILEVEKFIVIRRGVGAFVSENIVSLSIEQKLELIKTGLVNVVNHAKELSIDKERFGILIEECWVEVNQNND from the coding sequence ATGAGGCTTCAAGTAAACCCGCATTCTTCAACTCCCCTGTATGCACAGATCGTTGAACAAATGCGAAATCAAATATTATCAGGCTCTTTACTTGCAGGTACTCCACTTCCATCTGTACGTGAAATCTCTGAAATGATAGAAGTAAATTCTCTTACTATTCAAAAGGCATTAAAAATTTTAGAAGTTGAAAAGTTTATCGTAATTCGAAGAGGGGTTGGAGCTTTTGTCTCTGAAAATATTGTTTCTTTATCAATAGAACAAAAATTGGAGTTGATAAAAACAGGTCTCGTCAATGTAGTTAATCATGCAAAAGAATTAAGTATTGATAAAGAAAGATTTGGCATATTAATTGAAGAATGTTGGGTTGAGGTGAATCAAAACAATGATTGA
- a CDS encoding ATP-binding cassette domain-containing protein, with amino-acid sequence MIDVQNLLLYSRNGVKRLNIPALYINSPGITALVGHNGAGKSSLLKLVAGLDQPSSGSILYEGKNTFTNYEAIKSDIHLLSWGIELYKSLTANDHLNLIKKLSSVWNHDIEAELLKDLIVPLDKKIERMSRGEQVRLRLLLCLPRTPKIILLDEVTNDLDNDSRRAIFKNLDKYSFNTGAQVVVATNMIEDIERYATSIILLQMGEVILQDSLDTVKEKHKTSFEEIIRIYEKEGAKK; translated from the coding sequence ATGATTGATGTTCAAAATTTACTCCTATATAGCAGAAATGGAGTTAAAAGGCTTAATATTCCAGCACTTTACATCAATTCCCCAGGTATAACTGCACTTGTTGGGCATAATGGAGCTGGAAAGTCTTCACTACTCAAACTAGTTGCAGGTTTAGATCAACCAAGTTCTGGAAGCATATTATATGAAGGCAAAAATACTTTTACTAATTATGAAGCTATAAAATCTGATATCCATTTACTTTCATGGGGGATTGAGCTTTATAAATCTTTGACAGCAAATGATCATCTCAATTTAATAAAAAAATTATCTTCCGTTTGGAATCATGATATTGAAGCAGAACTTTTGAAAGATCTTATAGTTCCTTTAGATAAAAAAATTGAGAGGATGTCGAGAGGTGAACAAGTTAGATTAAGATTATTACTTTGTTTACCTAGAACGCCTAAAATTATTTTATTAGATGAAGTAACAAATGATCTTGATAATGATTCAAGAAGAGCAATTTTTAAAAATCTTGATAAATACTCATTTAATACGGGAGCTCAAGTAGTTGTCGCAACAAATATGATAGAAGATATTGAGCGTTATGCAACTAGCATAATTCTATTGCAAATGGGTGAAGTAATTTTGCAAGATTCCTTAGATACAGTTAAAGAAAAACATAAAACTTCCTTTGAGGAAATTATTAGAATCTATGAGAAGGAAGGGGCAAAAAAATGA
- a CDS encoding substrate-binding periplasmic protein → MASIIKIFKILILFFFAFNTANIFSLEKEIRICSDDNDDQPFLIANQENPTGILIDIINQAFIFSKELQIYSFKIQPMPWNRCLDMVKKGQVDAVLNISYNSEREQYIQFPDDSGEMEKQPCGSKFKFYCGGYLVITLKSFKPQYSGKVTELPYPVRIARGYSINTELETVLKENLEIGKSDSVNIKKMLRDKSGSVIAYTSYADKFYYVKFEDNIDLLKLIKVHKKSYTKKSYYIGFSKNSILDQKIRKSIWKNLQIVNENKKILNSIFKKYTNL, encoded by the coding sequence ATGGCTTCTATCATTAAAATTTTTAAAATTTTAATATTGTTTTTTTTTGCATTTAATACTGCTAATATTTTTTCGCTAGAAAAAGAAATTCGAATTTGTTCAGATGATAATGATGATCAACCTTTTTTAATTGCTAATCAAGAAAATCCTACTGGAATATTGATAGATATAATTAACCAGGCTTTTATTTTTTCAAAAGAATTGCAAATTTATTCTTTCAAAATTCAACCAATGCCTTGGAATCGTTGTTTAGATATGGTTAAAAAAGGACAAGTAGATGCTGTGCTAAATATATCTTATAATTCTGAAAGAGAGCAATATATTCAGTTTCCAGATGACTCAGGAGAAATGGAAAAACAACCTTGTGGGTCAAAATTTAAGTTTTACTGCGGAGGATATTTGGTAATTACATTAAAGTCTTTTAAACCTCAATATTCTGGGAAAGTAACTGAACTTCCATACCCTGTAAGAATTGCAAGAGGATACTCTATTAATACAGAGTTAGAAACAGTATTAAAAGAAAACTTGGAGATTGGGAAAAGTGATAGTGTAAATATAAAAAAAATGTTGCGAGACAAGTCAGGTTCAGTAATAGCTTACACTTCTTATGCGGATAAATTTTATTATGTAAAATTTGAAGATAATATTGATCTTTTGAAATTAATAAAAGTTCATAAAAAGAGTTACACAAAAAAATCTTATTATATAGGATTTTCAAAAAATTCAATCTTAGATCAAAAAATAAGGAAATCTATTTGGAAAAATCTACAAATTGTAAATGAAAATAAAAAAATACTAAATTCAATTTTTAAGAAGTATACAAATTTATGA
- a CDS encoding type 2 periplasmic-binding domain-containing protein: MKSKNIIHAIKFSVLNFLLVFSNFSYGEIVKICADENEQVPFIIVSEGTLKGIEIDIINEAMKDPLLKNKYKLIVDIMPWARCLDSARKGIYDGTINASYTDERAEFLNYPPQSGKNEKKPCSSEFRLYCGGYIVITSINEKYEFDGNKKTLPIPVRVSRGYSVVKELEDIYKDNLDIGKSDVVNVQKMLRDKIGSVVAYIAFQNKINKIKNLKNKIKISQIPYVMKSYFIPFSKESKIPKQDIDRIWENIKKININENKMKKIYEKYSEYN; the protein is encoded by the coding sequence ATGAAAAGTAAAAATATTATACATGCAATCAAATTTAGTGTTTTAAATTTTCTTTTAGTTTTTTCAAATTTTTCTTATGGCGAAATAGTTAAAATTTGTGCTGATGAAAATGAACAGGTTCCATTTATAATAGTAAGTGAAGGTACGTTAAAAGGAATTGAAATCGATATTATTAATGAAGCAATGAAAGACCCTCTTTTGAAAAATAAATATAAACTTATAGTTGACATAATGCCTTGGGCTAGGTGCTTAGATTCAGCAAGAAAAGGAATTTATGATGGAACAATAAATGCTTCGTATACCGATGAACGTGCTGAATTTTTGAATTACCCACCACAGTCAGGAAAAAATGAAAAAAAACCGTGTAGTTCAGAATTTAGATTATACTGTGGTGGTTATATTGTAATTACATCAATAAATGAAAAGTATGAATTTGATGGGAATAAAAAAACTTTACCAATTCCTGTTAGGGTTTCTAGAGGTTATTCTGTTGTTAAAGAACTTGAAGATATATATAAAGACAATTTAGATATTGGTAAAAGTGATGTTGTTAATGTTCAAAAAATGCTTCGAGATAAAATTGGGTCTGTGGTAGCATATATTGCTTTTCAAAATAAAATAAATAAGATAAAAAATTTAAAAAATAAAATAAAAATAAGTCAGATTCCTTATGTAATGAAATCGTACTTCATCCCATTTTCAAAAGAATCTAAAATTCCTAAACAAGATATTGATAGAATATGGGAAAATATAAAAAAAATAAATATAAATGAAAATAAAATGAAAAAAATTTATGAAAAATATAGTGAATATAATTAG
- a CDS encoding DUF4337 domain-containing protein: protein MESPEDHTETVKEHIRHEAMHKSNEKQIMTYAITSAIYAIFAATASLLAGYHSNESIVEQMKSSDQWSYYQAKSIKMNVAETKLEILKAINPHFSDEKILNKIESYKNEIKEISQIAKEKEVLSEQHLLKHISFSRSVTLFQVAIGMTAFAILIKRKRFWYLSIGFGLVGLGFLIFGFSS, encoded by the coding sequence ATGGAGTCTCCAGAAGATCATACAGAAACTGTAAAAGAACATATCAGGCACGAAGCTATGCATAAATCAAATGAAAAGCAGATAATGACTTATGCAATAACATCTGCCATTTATGCAATATTTGCTGCTACCGCATCGCTTCTAGCTGGTTATCATTCAAATGAATCAATTGTTGAGCAAATGAAGTCATCAGATCAATGGTCATACTATCAAGCTAAAAGCATTAAAATGAATGTAGCAGAAACAAAATTAGAAATTTTAAAAGCGATTAATCCTCATTTTAGCGATGAGAAGATTTTAAATAAAATAGAATCATATAAAAACGAAATAAAAGAAATATCACAAATTGCAAAAGAAAAAGAAGTTTTATCGGAACAACATTTATTGAAGCATATATCATTCTCTAGAAGTGTAACATTATTTCAAGTAGCAATTGGAATGACTGCATTTGCAATACTTATTAAAAGAAAAAGGTTTTGGTACTTAAGTATTGGATTTGGATTAGTTGGACTTGGATTTTTAATTTTTGGTTTTAGTAGTTAA
- a CDS encoding carbon-nitrogen hydrolase family protein, with product MKSKINIATAQFAPLAGNLGYNIKKICTILEESSHRSVQLVLFPELAICGYDLKLIDEGRGVFTEDGNGLNFLFNACRNFKIAAIVGCCIRKGSELYNSALIINEFGELIHIYDKQLLDAEEKEIFKFGEKNCVFKIHDWYFGVAISYDCYSMDITTKLKFLQIDAYLILGAFIKGGYYSFDLNHFALLAKEFDCYVVVSNFIGSHGGLTFSGNSSIYAKNGELLNNCFENFGITFEILEKNITKNEDINRLDSVINLEFETIEEEKKMNQ from the coding sequence ATGAAAAGTAAAATTAATATTGCTACGGCACAATTCGCACCATTAGCAGGAAATTTAGGTTACAATATCAAAAAAATTTGTACTATATTAGAAGAATCTTCTCATAGAAGTGTCCAGTTAGTACTTTTCCCTGAATTGGCAATATGTGGTTATGATTTGAAATTAATTGATGAAGGAAGAGGAGTATTTACTGAAGATGGAAATGGCTTAAATTTTTTATTTAATGCCTGCAGAAATTTTAAAATTGCAGCAATAGTTGGTTGCTGTATTCGCAAAGGTTCAGAACTATATAATAGTGCTTTAATCATAAATGAGTTTGGTGAACTTATTCATATTTATGATAAGCAGCTTTTAGATGCTGAAGAAAAGGAAATTTTTAAATTTGGTGAAAAAAACTGTGTATTTAAAATTCATGATTGGTATTTTGGAGTTGCCATTAGTTATGATTGTTATTCAATGGATATAACGACAAAATTGAAATTTTTGCAAATAGATGCCTATCTTATTTTAGGTGCTTTTATAAAAGGAGGATATTATAGTTTCGACTTAAATCATTTTGCTTTATTGGCAAAAGAATTTGATTGTTATGTTGTAGTATCCAATTTTATTGGAAGTCATGGTGGCCTTACATTTTCTGGCAATAGTTCAATATATGCAAAAAATGGAGAATTGCTAAATAATTGTTTTGAAAATTTTGGTATTACTTTTGAAATATTAGAGAAAAATATTACAAAAAATGAAGATATTAATAGGTTAGATAGCGTCATTAATTTAGAGTTTGAAACTATAGAAGAAGAAAAGAAAATGAATCAATAA
- a CDS encoding GNAT family N-acetyltransferase, translating into MPEYKYVYHYRYEEKKKMLHYFAALRIIYFRDFPYLYAGSFEYELCYLQNYLDDPNSVFITIQKENQILGFAAGGSFANLASSFGNVADKFRMQGFEPQKLFYIGEVIVRSSSAGEIYGAKLFKKLVHFSLDYHFEGVVFCQENCSNENKNVDQTLKNKDEKFKRVFLKSGFSDPNINIEVSYDSVENDNSIKEKTHTLKFWYLNYKEIIFKKFGFRKEFI; encoded by the coding sequence ATGCCAGAATATAAATATGTCTATCATTATCGGTATGAAGAAAAAAAGAAAATGCTGCATTACTTTGCAGCTTTAAGAATAATTTATTTTCGAGATTTTCCTTATCTTTATGCAGGTAGTTTTGAATATGAGCTATGTTACCTACAAAATTATTTAGATGATCCAAATTCGGTTTTTATTACAATACAGAAAGAAAATCAGATTCTTGGATTTGCTGCAGGAGGATCGTTTGCAAATCTTGCCAGTTCTTTTGGGAATGTGGCAGATAAATTTAGAATGCAAGGGTTTGAACCTCAAAAATTATTTTATATTGGAGAAGTAATCGTAAGATCATCTTCAGCGGGAGAGATTTATGGGGCAAAACTATTTAAAAAGTTAGTACATTTTTCCTTAGATTATCACTTTGAAGGAGTAGTATTTTGTCAAGAAAATTGTTCGAATGAAAATAAAAATGTAGATCAAACTTTGAAAAATAAAGATGAAAAATTTAAGAGAGTTTTTTTAAAATCAGGTTTTTCTGATCCTAATATTAATATTGAAGTATCTTATGATTCAGTTGAAAATGATAATTCAATTAAAGAAAAAACACATACTTTAAAATTTTGGTACTTGAATTATAAAGAAATTATTTTTAAAAAATTTGGATTTAGAAAAGAATTTATATGA
- a CDS encoding sensor histidine kinase, with product MKNIINNSKFVFFFIYCIIPFAIIKVFNPPSNIVFGIHEAISELTILIIMVLILYKKYYKDDRKTSSIYIITIFFITALLIADFIYMITIVFPEKESLLTFKLSILMYDISFLAILYILLKKMYAKIKSYYIHSLTIIFAIIFGFISLNYVLIPYLSSSSADKAVQILCAIFSIIEIAIVAISLSLSFLVKKLNHLIFLAGILLMAFGDLVIRYEQVFNQNGPQTYYEYTWSLGIFLIAINFFKVKDLLDFRKEQFSTFFSLRCLLPISGVLTALVIYIFFLFSIDLGKVNIFKISRELLIFYFIFFSLNIISLKFSNFLTKTLKKVYFNTYTSNTQNKINPLLIEIEEIVNEYYIANEKLKNLCQVNILQEREINKYEIEKVKYLLSSKLSHDIRGPITILRILFKEIEKELDQSQAQIIANQIERISSIIDELISVNLNKSSTITKQYFCNTKKVIEDIIFEKTEKIYKDLKINFSVQIENLSSAKMCPIELTRILSNIINNAYEASQNKNAQIFINLTKSEENFNVIEIKDQGKGIRVEDLKKIGNFGVSIGKEQFTHAGFGLGLYYAKLTIEKWGGKLFIQSEENVGTTVFLHIPIHSSN from the coding sequence ATGAAAAATATAATTAATAATAGCAAATTCGTTTTCTTTTTTATTTATTGCATTATCCCTTTTGCCATAATTAAAGTCTTTAATCCCCCATCAAATATTGTATTTGGAATACATGAAGCTATCAGTGAGCTTACAATATTAATAATAATGGTCTTAATTTTGTATAAAAAATATTACAAAGACGATAGAAAAACTTCAAGTATTTATATTATCACTATCTTTTTTATCACAGCTTTGCTGATAGCTGACTTTATCTATATGATAACTATAGTATTTCCTGAAAAAGAAAGTTTACTAACATTCAAGTTATCTATTTTGATGTACGATATATCATTTTTAGCTATTCTATACATTCTGCTTAAAAAAATGTATGCAAAAATTAAAAGTTATTACATTCATTCGCTTACAATAATTTTTGCAATAATATTTGGATTTATTTCATTGAATTATGTTTTAATTCCTTATTTAAGCTCAAGTTCTGCAGATAAAGCAGTGCAGATTCTTTGCGCAATTTTTTCTATTATTGAAATTGCAATAGTTGCAATAAGTCTTTCACTTTCATTTCTTGTTAAAAAACTAAATCACTTGATTTTTTTAGCAGGAATATTACTGATGGCTTTTGGAGATTTAGTCATAAGATACGAACAAGTATTTAATCAAAATGGGCCACAAACTTATTATGAATATACTTGGAGTTTAGGAATTTTTTTAATTGCGATAAATTTTTTTAAAGTTAAAGATTTACTAGATTTCAGAAAAGAACAATTTTCGACTTTTTTTAGTTTAAGGTGTTTATTGCCAATTTCTGGAGTTTTAACAGCATTGGTTATTTATATATTTTTTCTATTCTCAATTGATTTAGGGAAAGTAAATATATTTAAAATTTCTCGTGAATTACTAATCTTTTATTTTATATTTTTTAGTTTAAATATAATTTCATTAAAGTTTTCAAATTTTCTTACAAAAACGTTAAAAAAAGTGTATTTTAATACTTATACTAGTAATACACAGAATAAAATAAATCCTTTATTAATTGAAATTGAAGAGATAGTGAATGAATATTACATTGCAAATGAAAAATTAAAAAATCTCTGTCAAGTTAATATATTGCAAGAAAGAGAAATAAATAAATACGAAATTGAGAAAGTGAAATATTTGCTTTCTTCTAAATTATCCCATGATATTAGGGGGCCAATTACTATTCTTAGAATATTATTCAAAGAGATTGAAAAAGAACTCGATCAATCACAAGCCCAAATAATTGCAAACCAGATAGAAAGAATTTCAAGTATAATAGATGAACTAATTTCAGTGAACCTTAACAAAAGCAGTACAATAACAAAACAATATTTTTGCAATACCAAAAAAGTAATTGAAGATATTATTTTTGAAAAGACTGAAAAAATTTACAAAGATTTAAAAATAAATTTTTCAGTTCAAATTGAAAATCTTTCTTCAGCAAAAATGTGCCCGATTGAATTAACAAGAATTTTATCAAATATAATAAACAATGCTTATGAAGCTTCACAGAATAAAAATGCTCAAATTTTTATAAATCTTACCAAAAGTGAAGAAAATTTTAATGTCATTGAAATTAAGGATCAAGGGAAAGGAATTAGAGTAGAAGATTTAAAAAAAATTGGCAACTTTGGTGTAAGTATTGGAAAAGAACAATTTACTCATGCTGGCTTTGGTTTAGGGTTGTATTATGCAAAATTAACAATTGAAAAATGGGGAGGAAAATTGTTTATTCAATCAGAAGAAAATGTTGGAACAACAGTGTTTCTTCATATTCCAATTCATTCATCAAACTAA
- a CDS encoding type 2 periplasmic-binding domain-containing protein, with translation MSLGLPNTSKASVNIIAWWGYFNKELVSFLEDKCKTKVSYDEYYTTHEFIKRMNEQSYSIAIFAQTGYNFIAKKANNKGVSLEEIKKTQHPLISQSIFNQNLPKNVAIFAIEAAGFLYNADKISISPTDSLQEIFRKAKGKKVIVIDNPIEPMKFISPNYQFPSNINAKFQDLFADVEIIVSNDLANFSNDKDIVLAQAWLGNAYAQIKNNPKLKFIHHPAISNLGADLIAALNTKTETECVVKALAGKEINTKIVSNDFRLSPYGILTKNKNIASDLYLEVNNYFFKNTLQNLQWTTRPTEEEYLKIIKLWERTKLDLLSKN, from the coding sequence ATGTCTTTGGGTTTGCCTAATACCTCTAAAGCTTCTGTCAATATCATAGCTTGGTGGGGTTATTTTAATAAAGAATTGGTTAGTTTTTTAGAAGATAAATGTAAGACCAAGGTATCATATGATGAATATTACACAACGCATGAATTTATAAAAAGAATGAATGAACAATCATATTCTATCGCAATTTTTGCTCAAACAGGTTATAACTTTATAGCAAAAAAAGCAAACAATAAAGGAGTCAGTTTAGAAGAGATAAAAAAAACACAACACCCTTTAATTTCTCAGTCTATTTTCAATCAAAATTTACCTAAAAATGTTGCTATTTTTGCCATAGAAGCCGCTGGATTTTTATATAATGCAGATAAAATTAGTATTTCACCAACAGACTCTTTGCAGGAAATTTTTAGGAAAGCAAAAGGAAAAAAAGTAATAGTGATTGATAATCCTATTGAGCCAATGAAATTTATTTCTCCTAATTATCAGTTTCCAAGCAATATTAATGCTAAGTTTCAAGATCTTTTTGCAGATGTGGAAATTATTGTTTCTAATGATTTGGCTAATTTTAGCAATGATAAAGATATTGTATTAGCACAAGCTTGGCTAGGAAACGCTTATGCCCAAATTAAAAACAATCCTAAATTAAAGTTTATTCATCACCCAGCTATTTCAAATTTAGGTGCAGATCTTATTGCCGCATTGAATACAAAAACAGAAACAGAGTGTGTAGTAAAAGCATTGGCTGGGAAAGAGATCAATACAAAAATAGTTTCTAATGATTTTCGTCTTTCTCCCTATGGGATATTAACAAAAAATAAAAATATTGCGAGTGACTTGTATTTAGAAGTAAACAACTATTTTTTTAAAAATACGCTTCAAAATTTACAGTGGACGACTAGGCCTACTGAGGAAGAATATTTAAAAATTATAAAACTATGGGAAAGAACAAAATTAGATTTGTTAAGTAAAAATTGA